CAGAACGTGCTGGTGGGACCGGTGGCCGCGTTCTTCACCTTCATCGGCTCCATGGGCAACATCCCCCTGGCCGCGGTGCTCTACGGTTCGGGCGTGTCCTTTGCCGGGGTCATGGCCTTCATCTTCAGCGATCTCGTGGTCTTTCCCGTCATCCGCATCCATGCGCGCTATTACGGCTGGCGCATGGCCCTGCTCATCGCCGCCATCTTCCTGGCGGCCCTGGCCTGTTCGGCCCTGGTGCTGCACTGGACCTTCGGCGCGGCGGGGCTGCTGCCGCCTTCGGGCGTGGCCGTGGCCGCGTCCCGCGCGGATGCGGCGCGGTTCCCGCTGGACTACGGGTTCGTGCTCAACCTGGTGTTCCTGGCTGTCAGCATGGGGCTGGCCTGGCTGGCGCGGCAGAACGCGGCCGGGCATGACCACGGCGGGCACGGCGGGCACGCGGGTCATGAACACGGCGGCCAAAAGGGCGAAGCCATGGAGCGGGCGCTTCTTGTCGCTGCGCTGCTTGCGTACGGCTGGCTCGCGGGCGGATTGCTCGCGGGGTTGGCGGCCTAAGGGCGAAGCCGGGCAGGGTGCCGCCTTGCGCGCGGCCCGGCCCGAGGCGAATCAGCCCTGCGGGCGTTGCGCCAGCACGGTCACGCCGTGGGCGCTGTTGCCGTTCATGGTCGTGAAGGTCTGCTCGTCCCAGGAGAGAATTTCGAACCCGCCCAGCAGGGCGCGCAGGCGCTCGGGCGCGTAGTGGCGCATGACGCCGCCGCCCGGAATCTCGAACACGCCGAAGGTGCCGAATCTCGGCTCGAAGCGGGCGTAGCGCTCCTGGTTGCGCGCGTCCGGCGCGAGCAGGAAGTCGTTGACCAGGAGCAGCCCGCCCGGCCGCAGCACGCGCCGCAGCTCGGCCAGCAGCGCGTCCTGGTCCGCATCGCGGCGGATGCAGGTCAGCACGGCCAGGAGCAGGACAGCGTCCGTGCCCGCGTCCGGCAGGGGCAGTCCCTCCGGGCCGCAGGCCGCGAAGCGCAGGTCCGGCCAGAGCGCGCGCCCCCGCGCGAGCATGCGTTCCGAAAAATCCATGCCCAGCAGATTGGTGAAGCCCGCGTCCGCGAGCTGGCGCATGGCGCGGCCATAGCCGCAGCCGTAGTCCAGGATGCGCGCCTGCGGGGCGAGGCGGGCCCGCAGCTCGTCCAGGGGCAGGGGCGTGGTGAAGCTCTTCTCCTGCGCGACCTTGTCCCAGTATGCGCGCGGCTCCATTGGTTCCGCAGGCGCGGCGCCGTTCTTCATGGTTGCAGGCTCATCTTTACATAGTAGAGGCCGTTGCCGCGCTGCACGCGCATCAGCAGGGTGTGCTGGAGGCGGTAGTGCAGGAAGGCCGTGCCGAAGTCGCGCGGCTCGCGCACGAGCACGTTGCCCACGCGGTGGATGATGTCCCCTGCCTGGAGTCCCAGCCGCGCGGCCGGGCTGTCCGGCAGCACGAGCTTGACCAGCGCGCCGCCGCGCGGTCCGGCGGGTTGCGGCGCGATCTGGATGCCCCAGAGCCGTTCGGAAAGCTCCAGCACCTGGGCCAGCTCCAGGGCCTGGGGCCTGATCTGCACGGAAAGCTCGCTGCCCTTGCGCAGCAGGGTCAGGCGCAG
This sequence is a window from Paucidesulfovibrio longus DSM 6739. Protein-coding genes within it:
- a CDS encoding class I SAM-dependent methyltransferase; this encodes MKNGAAPAEPMEPRAYWDKVAQEKSFTTPLPLDELRARLAPQARILDYGCGYGRAMRQLADAGFTNLLGMDFSERMLARGRALWPDLRFAACGPEGLPLPDAGTDAVLLLAVLTCIRRDADQDALLAELRRVLRPGGLLLVNDFLLAPDARNQERYARFEPRFGTFGVFEIPGGGVMRHYAPERLRALLGGFEILSWDEQTFTTMNGNSAHGVTVLAQRPQG